One Thermoplasma volcanium GSS1 genomic window carries:
- the smc gene encoding chromosome segregation protein SMC, translating to MSSYIERIEAYNFKSFRKKKTIYFSRGLNVISGPNGSGKSNIGDMLLFVLGTKSIHSVRADKLSDLISKDSGNTCYVIVTFKNDEGKSLEISRRLVIEDEPKSYYYVNGTKARQSDVEDALSAFGINFGTYSFVLQGDINDFVGMSGVERRKLIERIAGTEQFDVELEKARNDIEEVGKNLDILSSMIDIKGQEVEKLRIEKEKKERYDILSKRLRDIRFTELSKAKEANDRSIQAIDRQVDSIEKEIEKSKVLISDLNLRYHSIEQLLSEETKKLNDLTSGEIRTVQEKLRSLEISIASLDSKISEKKLRMQDMAKQEAIDDARREKYEAEAEEIRKSLESERRERDKLQEEFIAAEDEYNKLVAEAQEKEKENATSRVKTKDYQVKISKLNDEINSLKEKLAEINMAIKGKIDRITELEERMEDIGLKVKADEWKLSQNAEDLSKYRDRYYKLKSEYDEIQEKISKLSSQISAAEATARASVPRQIDRASQVEEIKKNISGVVGQIRDLISYGERYAIAVESAASARLNAVVVDTDVTAKRCIEYLREKKISPMTFLPLNKMRAMSNLSEPDILSRDAGFLGFLIDFIDFDDKYRNAVFWVFRDTGLVSDIDAGRRLMGSIRLVSLDGDVFDPSGSITGGFRRQVRQPARSPSEDLDSMKKELAFLQSEKAKIKKELDEALQSMSDASKKTGEIEKERQIINDDLAKNKQILKDIASELSKLKQEIAENKEEKEALEKDISDRQLDLHKYQEALNDIYDDLGQSIIDTIENSMRKLEDYRKKISAITADIEVKEKRVSFLDKESNNIVQQNIELEIQRKAVEDEIHNIEIQKRSMEEELKKHELFLKQLESSHSDIASKIKDMENEMKEIRSKIEEINSDVEIKRSILSELKVKRSVVADRNSAIEAEMQSIPEPTMIEGDIVLEKRKCEADISALGDINNGAIQEYEESVKAYNELKDKKNRLELERRSLQDLTDSLNKKKKEVFVSTFEKINEKMNYVYGTINGGTASLVLKGDDPLESAVEVSVTPKDKATVKIQALSGGEKSIAAMSFITAVQMLMPSSIYFLDEVDMYLDAYNAESMIRLIREKAGEAQTILISLKVSVFEYAANAIGITSRNGESYIFQKDLGEDRKVLGNES from the coding sequence ATGAGCTCTTATATAGAAAGGATTGAAGCTTATAACTTTAAATCCTTCAGAAAAAAGAAAACAATATACTTTTCGAGAGGGCTTAACGTGATAAGCGGCCCGAATGGCAGTGGCAAGAGCAATATAGGCGATATGCTTTTATTCGTTCTTGGGACTAAATCTATACACTCGGTGAGGGCCGATAAACTCTCGGATCTCATATCGAAAGATTCAGGGAACACATGCTACGTTATAGTTACCTTTAAAAATGATGAAGGTAAATCTCTTGAGATTTCTCGTAGACTTGTTATCGAAGATGAACCTAAATCATATTACTATGTAAATGGTACGAAGGCACGTCAATCAGACGTTGAAGACGCTTTATCTGCCTTTGGCATAAATTTTGGGACGTACAGCTTCGTCTTGCAGGGCGATATCAATGATTTTGTTGGTATGTCAGGAGTTGAAAGAAGAAAACTCATTGAGCGCATTGCGGGAACTGAACAGTTTGATGTAGAACTAGAAAAGGCTAGAAATGATATAGAGGAGGTTGGAAAGAACTTAGATATACTTTCTTCGATGATAGATATAAAGGGGCAAGAAGTAGAAAAACTTAGAATTGAAAAGGAGAAAAAGGAAAGGTATGATATCCTTTCGAAGAGGTTAAGGGACATAAGGTTTACAGAACTATCTAAGGCTAAAGAAGCAAATGATCGATCTATACAGGCTATCGATAGGCAGGTGGATTCTATAGAAAAGGAAATCGAAAAAAGTAAGGTCCTTATTTCAGACTTGAACTTACGCTACCACAGCATAGAACAGCTTTTATCCGAGGAGACGAAAAAACTAAACGATCTAACCAGTGGAGAGATAAGAACTGTACAAGAAAAATTGAGGTCGCTAGAGATCTCTATCGCCAGCCTGGACAGTAAGATTTCTGAAAAAAAGCTAAGGATGCAGGATATGGCTAAGCAGGAAGCTATTGATGATGCAAGGCGTGAGAAGTATGAGGCAGAAGCCGAAGAGATCAGAAAGTCTTTAGAATCTGAACGGAGAGAAAGGGATAAACTTCAAGAAGAGTTTATAGCTGCAGAAGATGAGTACAATAAACTCGTAGCCGAAGCACAGGAAAAGGAGAAGGAAAATGCAACGTCTAGGGTAAAAACTAAGGACTATCAGGTCAAGATCTCCAAACTTAACGATGAAATAAATAGTTTGAAAGAGAAGCTTGCCGAAATTAACATGGCGATCAAGGGGAAAATAGATAGAATCACTGAATTAGAAGAGAGAATGGAAGATATTGGGCTAAAAGTAAAAGCAGATGAATGGAAGCTTTCTCAGAATGCTGAAGATCTATCGAAGTACAGAGACAGGTACTATAAACTTAAGTCAGAGTACGATGAGATTCAGGAAAAAATATCAAAATTAAGTTCGCAGATCTCTGCGGCCGAGGCAACCGCTCGAGCTTCTGTTCCAAGGCAGATAGATAGGGCATCCCAGGTTGAAGAGATTAAAAAGAATATAAGTGGAGTCGTTGGGCAAATACGTGATCTTATAAGTTATGGAGAGAGATATGCGATAGCTGTAGAAAGCGCAGCATCAGCTAGGCTGAATGCAGTGGTCGTTGATACCGACGTTACGGCAAAGAGATGCATAGAGTATCTTCGTGAGAAGAAGATATCACCAATGACATTTCTTCCGCTGAACAAGATGCGCGCAATGTCAAATTTGTCCGAGCCAGATATATTGTCCAGGGATGCTGGATTCCTTGGCTTCCTCATAGATTTCATTGACTTTGACGATAAATACAGGAATGCTGTATTCTGGGTATTCAGAGATACTGGACTTGTCTCGGACATAGATGCTGGCCGCAGGCTGATGGGTTCAATAAGGCTTGTTTCCCTTGACGGGGATGTATTCGATCCTAGCGGATCAATAACCGGCGGTTTCAGGAGACAGGTACGCCAGCCCGCTAGATCGCCCTCAGAAGATCTGGATTCCATGAAAAAGGAGCTTGCATTTCTTCAATCAGAAAAAGCTAAAATAAAAAAAGAACTAGACGAGGCCCTTCAATCAATGTCAGATGCCTCAAAGAAAACTGGTGAAATTGAGAAGGAAAGGCAGATAATAAATGATGACCTTGCCAAAAACAAGCAAATCCTTAAAGATATAGCATCAGAATTATCGAAGCTGAAGCAGGAAATTGCTGAAAATAAAGAGGAAAAGGAAGCTTTAGAGAAAGACATCTCTGACAGGCAGCTGGATTTACATAAGTATCAAGAAGCATTGAACGACATATACGATGATCTTGGGCAGTCGATAATCGATACTATAGAAAATAGCATGAGGAAGCTCGAAGATTATAGAAAGAAGATATCAGCAATCACCGCCGACATAGAAGTGAAGGAGAAGAGAGTAAGCTTCCTTGACAAAGAGTCGAACAACATAGTACAGCAGAACATAGAATTAGAGATTCAGAGAAAGGCAGTTGAAGATGAAATACATAATATAGAAATCCAGAAAAGGTCAATGGAGGAAGAACTGAAGAAGCACGAATTGTTCCTTAAACAACTCGAAAGCAGCCATAGTGACATAGCATCAAAAATAAAAGACATGGAAAATGAGATGAAGGAGATACGATCCAAAATAGAAGAGATAAATTCTGATGTTGAGATAAAACGTAGCATACTGTCCGAATTAAAGGTAAAGCGTAGCGTTGTCGCTGACAGGAACAGCGCTATAGAAGCTGAGATGCAATCCATCCCAGAACCTACAATGATAGAGGGGGACATTGTACTTGAGAAGAGAAAATGTGAAGCAGACATATCTGCACTCGGAGACATAAACAACGGAGCGATACAAGAGTACGAAGAATCTGTTAAAGCTTACAACGAACTTAAAGACAAGAAGAATAGGCTGGAGCTTGAAAGGAGGAGCCTACAAGATCTGACGGATTCGCTCAATAAAAAGAAGAAGGAGGTATTCGTAAGTACTTTTGAAAAAATAAATGAGAAGATGAACTATGTATATGGTACAATAAATGGTGGTACTGCGAGTCTTGTCCTTAAAGGAGATGATCCTCTAGAATCAGCTGTCGAGGTAAGTGTGACTCCAAAGGACAAGGCAACTGTAAAGATCCAGGCCCTTAGCGGAGGTGAAAAGAGCATAGCTGCTATGTCTTTCATAACTGCTGTCCAGATGCTTATGCCAAGTTCTATTTATTTCTTAGACGAGGTTGATATGTACCTTGATGCTTACAACGCCGAAAGTATGATAAGGCTGATCAGGGAAAAAGCAGGGGAAGCGCAAACAATACTCATATCGCTTAAGGTATCAGTTTTCGAATACGCTGCGAATGCAATAGGTATCACGTCAAGAAATGGAGAGTCCTATATCTTCCAAAAAGACTTAGGTGAAGACAGAAAGGTGCTAGGGAATGAGAGTTGA
- a CDS encoding segregation and condensation protein A, which yields MRVEDILDQLVMQSRDQDGAKYYISLINDMRIDRSVDPVKSIILEILSLCSDGRIDPWDVDLLKFAEIMNSFFGNSFIDFQFAGKAIADAWRVLRIKSDMSPKEQDRQMNDIGCEEPEDTDNFIPQNQVVIQLVPSVLTPQSRPVVLVDLIDEIRRKMYSSRLQKKKVDVHIEFDSSKLNPDRSEEMIEKTYRAIIESGKQKVFMSEIWGNTRRERAVFFLYSMFLFRDGRISLSQEEPNGDILIETNVI from the coding sequence ATGAGAGTTGAGGATATACTTGACCAACTGGTTATGCAGTCTAGAGATCAAGATGGCGCAAAATACTATATTAGCCTTATTAACGATATGAGAATTGATAGATCCGTAGATCCTGTAAAATCCATAATACTCGAGATACTATCACTATGTTCGGATGGGCGGATAGATCCGTGGGATGTTGATCTCCTCAAGTTTGCAGAAATCATGAATTCGTTCTTCGGCAATAGCTTTATAGACTTCCAGTTTGCTGGCAAGGCTATTGCCGATGCATGGCGCGTTCTTAGGATAAAGTCTGATATGAGCCCTAAAGAGCAAGATCGGCAAATGAATGATATTGGTTGTGAAGAACCAGAAGACACTGATAATTTCATACCTCAAAATCAAGTAGTTATTCAACTTGTGCCTTCAGTGCTGACACCTCAATCTAGGCCAGTCGTGCTAGTAGATCTTATTGACGAGATAAGAAGGAAGATGTACTCTTCCAGATTGCAAAAGAAAAAGGTAGATGTACACATTGAATTTGATTCGTCAAAGCTAAATCCCGATCGATCTGAAGAAATGATAGAAAAAACCTACAGAGCGATAATAGAATCTGGTAAACAAAAGGTATTCATGTCTGAAATATGGGGCAATACAAGAAGGGAAAGGGCTGTATTTTTCTTATACTCCATGTTTCTGTTTAGAGATGGGCGTATAAGCCTTTCCCAGGAAGAACCCAACGGCGACATACTCATAGAGACAAATGTAATATGA
- a CDS encoding DUF998 domain-containing protein, with protein MASNKYISYFSLAGIVGPIFAISLVFIDVAVSPWFTWQHNALSDLGVHPYGYLFNLGIIVEGFLNVLFVMALFEIGLKKRIGALLIISGIALALVGVFNEDHPPYHLIFALIYFLLFPIGIIVASIPRLFPFYVKLYSMLASILSLIDIFIGIGFVFKFISIKNVGLSIPEIIEALLLGSWSVLVSVYAFRKLRINR; from the coding sequence ATGGCTAGTAATAAATATATTTCTTATTTTTCTCTGGCCGGAATAGTTGGCCCAATCTTTGCAATTTCATTGGTATTCATTGACGTGGCGGTTAGCCCATGGTTCACATGGCAGCATAATGCCCTTAGCGATCTTGGAGTGCATCCGTACGGCTACCTATTTAACTTAGGAATAATAGTCGAGGGATTTCTCAACGTATTGTTCGTAATGGCACTCTTCGAAATTGGACTTAAAAAACGGATCGGCGCACTCCTCATCATAAGTGGCATTGCGCTCGCACTTGTAGGAGTATTCAACGAAGACCACCCGCCTTATCATCTCATATTTGCTCTGATATATTTCCTACTCTTTCCAATAGGCATAATCGTAGCTAGCATTCCAAGGCTATTTCCATTCTACGTTAAATTATATAGTATGCTTGCCTCAATATTATCACTGATCGACATATTCATAGGGATAGGCTTCGTATTCAAATTTATATCAATAAAAAATGTTGGTCTATCCATTCCCGAAATAATAGAAGCGCTACTCCTAGGATCTTGGTCTGTACTAGTTTCTGTTTATGCCTTTAGAAAACTTCGTATCAATCGGTGA
- a CDS encoding MFS transporter, with amino-acid sequence MEASQTSLKVNTPREIISASMIGTIIEWYGIFIFSSGAIYIADAFYPTVSKSVGILLTLLTFALGFVTRPVGAFVFGHYGDRLGRKNMLLITLLISGISTGLTGVIPDYVSIGIWAIILLVVLRLILGFGLGGERGGAMLLTLENFKSKRGFWASFVQSTVGIGLILGVVAFLVLEFLLPSSAMYSYGWRIPFLLSFVIVVIGLLIRYRIKETPIFEAAKREKQISGLPAKQLFKRNWKEVIAGTILAGSSGNFFYFAIGLLPVIFESTKVITIDEGLVATFIFAVADIIFVFVGGIVSDRYGRRPILLMANAIALVLLYPAIYLVSPIEFSAILALFGLAHGLSYSPLGALISEIFPTNVRYSGNSMSYQFGNAFIGGPAPYASDLLGSVFYPLYPVFTLIFIIIAFGVIVKSKETKNNSLEVTTAVN; translated from the coding sequence ATGGAGGCAAGCCAAACCTCTCTAAAGGTAAACACTCCAAGAGAGATAATTTCGGCATCTATGATTGGCACAATAATTGAATGGTATGGGATATTCATTTTTTCTAGTGGTGCGATTTACATTGCGGACGCTTTTTATCCCACAGTATCCAAATCCGTTGGAATACTTCTCACTCTTCTGACTTTCGCGCTTGGTTTTGTTACTCGTCCAGTTGGTGCTTTTGTTTTTGGCCACTATGGGGATAGACTAGGCAGAAAGAACATGCTCCTGATTACTCTTCTTATTTCTGGGATATCTACCGGGCTTACCGGTGTTATCCCGGATTATGTTTCCATTGGCATATGGGCAATTATTTTGTTGGTGGTGTTAAGACTAATACTTGGATTTGGCCTTGGAGGCGAAAGGGGAGGGGCCATGCTACTTACTCTTGAAAATTTCAAAAGTAAAAGAGGGTTCTGGGCTTCATTCGTGCAATCAACTGTGGGAATAGGACTAATTTTAGGAGTGGTTGCTTTTCTCGTTTTAGAGTTTCTCCTGCCTTCAAGTGCTATGTATTCTTATGGCTGGAGAATCCCGTTTTTACTGAGTTTTGTTATAGTTGTAATAGGTTTGCTGATTCGATATAGGATCAAGGAGACGCCCATATTCGAGGCAGCAAAGAGAGAGAAGCAGATATCTGGATTACCTGCGAAACAACTTTTTAAAAGAAACTGGAAAGAGGTCATTGCTGGGACGATTCTCGCCGGATCAAGTGGTAACTTCTTCTATTTTGCCATAGGTCTTCTACCGGTAATTTTTGAGAGCACTAAAGTTATAACGATTGATGAGGGTCTTGTTGCGACATTTATATTCGCCGTAGCCGACATAATTTTCGTATTTGTTGGGGGGATTGTTTCAGATCGTTATGGAAGACGCCCTATCCTCCTTATGGCAAATGCAATAGCATTGGTACTCCTTTATCCAGCCATATATCTAGTAAGCCCAATTGAGTTCTCAGCGATACTTGCATTGTTCGGACTTGCCCATGGGTTAAGCTATTCTCCCCTGGGTGCTTTAATTTCTGAAATATTTCCAACTAATGTACGATATTCAGGCAACTCAATGAGCTATCAATTTGGAAACGCTTTTATTGGCGGACCTGCCCCATATGCCTCAGATCTTCTAGGGAGTGTATTTTACCCATTATATCCCGTATTTACCCTTATATTCATCATAATTGCGTTTGGTGTAATTGTTAAGTCAAAGGAAACGAAGAATAATTCCCTTGAGGTGACAACTGCCGTAAATTGA